Proteins encoded within one genomic window of Bacteroidota bacterium:
- a CDS encoding penicillin acylase family protein: MDAGEGFIAIKEHGQHSFGFEYDIENTNFIAKYGDEAFQKLYPDFTDAEDPVIPVGTKWGFKANSSNKSQAAVETKSGETYSSILEKPEEINGSNNWAVSGSKTKSGKPILCNDPHLKLSLPSIWFEMHLVSPTMNVYGATLPGSPAVIIGFNDSISWGVTNGGRDVRDWYKIKFKDASREEYEVNGQWEKSIKKPELFLVRGKGAFHDTVVYTRFGPVVFDEKFGEVESKKNMAVSWTAKLPSNEFETFYGLNKGKNYDDYMQALKHYDCPSQNFVFASRSGDIAIRHQGKFPIVNDMPGKGKLVFDGSTDQGEWKQFIPSEQNPSMLNPDRGFVSSANQRPTDSTYPYYYSGVGVFENYRNRRINQLLAGGKDIDVDFMKKMQNDNFNLHASEVAPIMLSLLDLSALNTEEKKIAEEIYHWDFYNNPDETTPIYFEIWWNELRRLLWDEMADPKVPMKQPSFYITGKFLQSDSTSAFYDILSTPEKESRKDIVLRSFKHILISLRNKEFTETKGAYANDRVYEKKDMNAKDWGSYKSTKIAHLAGIDAFSKLNVYSGGNIGTINATNSAHGPSWRMIVDEATMKAYVVYPGGQSGNPGSPYYDNMVNAWAKGEYFQASFVRTGDGLGAHKLFISTFKPK, encoded by the coding sequence GTGGACGCCGGTGAAGGTTTCATTGCTATTAAAGAACATGGCCAGCATTCTTTCGGTTTTGAGTATGATATTGAGAATACCAACTTCATTGCTAAATATGGTGACGAAGCATTTCAAAAGCTTTATCCTGATTTTACCGATGCTGAGGACCCTGTAATTCCTGTTGGAACGAAATGGGGTTTTAAGGCAAACAGCTCAAATAAATCACAGGCTGCCGTTGAAACGAAATCGGGAGAAACATATAGTTCTATATTAGAAAAGCCGGAGGAGATAAATGGCTCCAACAATTGGGCGGTGAGTGGCAGCAAGACAAAAAGCGGTAAGCCAATTCTTTGCAATGATCCGCATCTGAAATTATCACTCCCCTCTATTTGGTTTGAGATGCACTTGGTCTCGCCTACCATGAATGTTTATGGTGCCACTCTTCCCGGTTCACCTGCGGTTATTATAGGATTTAATGATTCTATTTCATGGGGGGTGACGAATGGTGGCAGAGATGTACGTGATTGGTACAAAATTAAATTCAAAGATGCCTCTCGTGAAGAATATGAAGTCAACGGACAATGGGAAAAGTCTATTAAAAAGCCAGAACTATTCTTGGTTCGCGGAAAAGGGGCTTTCCATGATACAGTAGTTTATACTCGTTTTGGGCCAGTGGTGTTTGATGAGAAGTTTGGTGAGGTGGAGAGTAAAAAGAATATGGCGGTATCTTGGACAGCTAAATTGCCCTCCAACGAATTTGAGACGTTTTACGGCTTAAACAAAGGAAAGAACTATGACGATTATATGCAGGCCTTGAAACATTATGATTGCCCTTCGCAGAATTTTGTTTTTGCTTCCAGAAGCGGTGACATAGCCATCCGGCATCAAGGTAAGTTTCCAATAGTAAATGATATGCCTGGCAAAGGCAAGTTGGTATTTGATGGTAGCACGGATCAGGGCGAGTGGAAACAGTTTATTCCTTCGGAACAAAATCCTTCCATGTTGAATCCTGATCGTGGTTTTGTGAGTAGTGCCAACCAACGGCCTACAGATTCTACTTATCCTTATTACTATTCTGGAGTGGGGGTTTTTGAAAATTATCGCAATCGAAGAATCAATCAATTATTGGCCGGTGGTAAGGATATTGATGTAGATTTTATGAAAAAAATGCAGAATGATAATTTCAATCTTCACGCCTCTGAAGTTGCACCCATCATGCTATCACTTCTTGATCTTTCTGCCTTAAACACAGAGGAGAAGAAAATAGCTGAAGAGATTTATCATTGGGATTTTTATAACAACCCGGATGAAACAACCCCGATATATTTTGAAATCTGGTGGAATGAATTGCGCAGATTATTGTGGGATGAAATGGCTGACCCGAAGGTTCCGATGAAGCAACCGAGTTTTTATATCACCGGTAAGTTTTTGCAATCGGACAGCACCTCTGCCTTCTATGATATTCTCAGTACTCCGGAAAAGGAATCGAGAAAGGATATCGTGCTGCGTTCATTCAAACATATTTTAATCTCCCTGCGCAACAAAGAATTTACAGAAACCAAAGGCGCCTATGCTAACGATAGAGTCTATGAAAAGAAAGACATGAATGCAAAGGATTGGGGGAGTTATAAATCTACTAAGATTGCGCACCTGGCAGGTATTGATGCTTTCAGCAAGTTGAACGTATACAGCGGAGGCAATATAGGTACCATTAATGCCACCAACTCTGCACACGGCCCATCCTGGAGAATGATCGTTGATGAAGCAACGATGAAGGCCTATGTTGTTTATCCGGGCGGACAATCGGGTAATCCGGGAAGCCCCTATTACGATAACATGGTGAATGCCTGGGCGAAAGGAGAATATTTTCAGGCATCTTTTGTGCGAACTGGTGATGGGCTTGGCGCACACAAACTTTTTATATCCACTTTTAAACCAAAATAA
- a CDS encoding CAP domain-containing protein has protein sequence MWPAVVFLYLLPLLFASDKGGQYLSEITLFQKDSYFKQKVYEDHTWKSFDTLKEPNRVVDPAHYDLHLMNAAFFFATNKLREQKNVATLKFSAELRNAAVVHTHQMVAKNFFEHVNPKTAALKMPPVRLKLFGVNSTVNGENIDMNSFPVPLKVSYLQVAEVLVKDLYNSPPHRKVMLDKNLLYLGCGAIFETKDENNARSIRATQDFSGDY, from the coding sequence ATGTGGCCTGCGGTTGTCTTTTTATATCTACTACCTCTATTATTTGCCTCGGATAAAGGCGGACAATATCTATCTGAAATCACGCTGTTTCAGAAGGATTCCTACTTCAAACAGAAAGTGTATGAAGATCATACGTGGAAGAGTTTTGATACGCTTAAAGAACCAAACAGGGTGGTTGACCCTGCCCACTACGATCTGCACCTGATGAATGCGGCTTTCTTCTTTGCCACCAATAAACTTCGGGAACAAAAGAATGTGGCAACTTTAAAATTTTCAGCGGAACTGAGAAACGCTGCGGTGGTACACACGCATCAGATGGTGGCAAAAAATTTCTTTGAGCATGTCAATCCCAAAACCGCTGCATTGAAAATGCCACCGGTGCGGTTAAAACTGTTTGGCGTGAATTCAACAGTGAATGGGGAAAATATTGATATGAATAGCTTCCCGGTTCCACTGAAAGTAAGCTACCTGCAAGTGGCAGAAGTATTGGTGAAAGACTTATACAATTCTCCACCACATCGCAAGGTGATGCTCGACAAAAACCTGCTCTATTTAGGTTGTGGGGCTATCTTTGAAACAAAAGATGAAAATAACGCGCGCTCCATTAGAGCCACTCAGGACTTTAGCGGAGATTATTAG
- a CDS encoding NYN domain-containing protein, translating to METIKELRFAVLIDADNVPYSNVKAMLEEIAKYGTPTFKKIYADWTKPTVSGWKTVLLENAITPVQQYSYTSGKNATDSAMIIDAMDILYSGRVDGFCIVSSDSDFTRLAIRLREAGMKVLGLGEKKTPTAFISACDKFIYLEILKAKQPLPQPASRPAQKSKTKTKSQNTSEEVIGPINKELVNLISDSINDIADEEGWAFLGELGNLLIKKQPDFDPRNHGFKKLLPLIKSIGNRFEFSEKATKHGTTLVYVREK from the coding sequence ATGGAAACCATCAAAGAGCTTCGTTTCGCGGTTTTAATAGATGCCGACAACGTGCCCTATTCAAACGTGAAGGCGATGTTGGAAGAGATTGCCAAGTATGGCACACCAACCTTCAAAAAGATTTATGCCGATTGGACAAAACCTACGGTATCGGGTTGGAAAACAGTTTTGCTTGAAAATGCCATCACTCCGGTACAACAATATAGTTATACCAGCGGCAAGAACGCGACCGACTCTGCCATGATTATTGATGCTATGGACATCCTTTACAGTGGTAGGGTGGATGGATTTTGTATCGTTTCAAGCGATAGTGATTTCACCCGTTTGGCTATACGCCTTCGAGAGGCAGGCATGAAGGTGTTGGGTTTGGGAGAGAAGAAAACGCCTACGGCCTTTATCTCGGCCTGCGATAAATTTATCTACCTTGAGATATTGAAGGCTAAACAACCGCTGCCGCAACCGGCTTCCAGACCTGCTCAAAAATCAAAGACCAAAACAAAATCTCAAAACACTTCGGAAGAGGTGATTGGACCTATCAATAAGGAATTGGTCAATCTGATTTCCGATAGCATCAACGATATTGCAGATGAAGAGGGATGGGCTTTTCTAGGTGAGTTGGGGAATTTGCTCATTAAGAAGCAACCGGACTTTGACCCTCGCAATCACGGATTCAAGAAGTTGCTGCCTTTAATCAAAAGCATTGGAAATCGGTTCGAGTTTTCGGAAAAAGCAACCAAACACGGCACTACCCTTGTTTATGTAAGAGAGAAATAG